The Deltaproteobacteria bacterium DNA segment ACCATAATTAAAGGTGAGGGCCAAGGCAATATCGCATTGTTGCAGAGCAAGAAGTGTGGCGACCGAAGAATCGAGTCCTCCGGAAAGAATGCTGATAGCAGTGAGTGTCTTCATAAGAGTAAGTAGTAAAGCAAGCATAAAACAATTTATGGAAGATTTTAAAAAACAAAAAGGGCCGCTCCATTGAAGGAGCTAGCCCTTTTCGAGGGAGGTAAGCCTGTTCTACGCTGCTTTTTGAGAAAGGTTCTGAATTCTTCTCTCCAAATTTTTAATTCGGCCTTCTAATTTTTCCACTTCTTTTTGAGAAGGAATTTTTAACACGGAAAGGATCCCATTTTTGGTATCCTGGGCTTTATGACGGGCCACGGAAACCAAGTCACTTTTTTCAACCACTTGAACAAATCCTTCTATCCCTTTTCTGGCGTCTTTAATAATACGCTTTGCATTGAAGTTACCCGGCTTAATTTCCAGGCCTTTCACCTTCTCCACGATGTCATCTGCCAAACGGCGAATCTCTTTTTCAAAGTCCTCAGTTTTTTCTTGGGCCTTTGTATAAATTCCAAGCTTCTTTACCTTACCTAAAATATCATCAAAATTCTTACGGAGACCCTTGCTGGACTTCTCTCCTTTTTGAACAAGCTTTTTGAAGATGTCCTCCACTTCCTGTTCAAGTCGACTCATAATGGAATTAATTTCCTTGATTCGAAAATTAAGGAAATCTTTTGATTTGGACTGATTTTTTTTCTGTTTCTTACTCGCCATAAGTTCCCCCTAAAAATTAATCGAAGTTCGACAGACGATTTTGGTAACACAACGCGTCAAGCGCTGTCAATCTCAAAACATTTTTTTTGTCTTTTTAGTATTCAAACTTGAAGGGCGTTCATTCAACGCGGAAAATCCCCTAATTTTAGCTGAATCCGACGGCTTCCATTCCATTCATTCCACTGGGCTTGAAAGGCCAAACTGATTTTTTGTGGGAGGTCGGCATAAGCCTGGAACATTCCAAAACCAATGCTCTCAACCAGACGAAGCCCATCTTTCAGTAAAATTTTAAGGTGTTTCTCTTGCAGGATTTGAGCAGAACTCACGCAGGCTTCGTCCAATTGAAAAAGAGGTTCTGGATTTCCCGCCCCAAAGGGTTCCAATAAACTGAGTTGCTCCATCAACGCTTCATCAATATCACTCAGCTGTAATTTTGCATCCATTTTAAGCCGTGGGATAAAATCTTCTTCACCTAATTTTTCATTAATGAAGAGATCCAGATTATCTTGTAAGGCCGTCGCCTGTTGCACTTTAAAAGTGAGGCCTGCTGCATGATGATGTCCGCCAAACTTGAGTAGCTGATCTTTACAGGCGCCGAGTGCCTCAAACAAATTCAGGCTTGCGATAGAACGTGCCGAGCAACGTACCGTATCTCCCTCGATGCAGCCGACAAGCGCAGGTAAGCAGAATTTTTCCGCCAGTCGACTCGCCACAATGCCCACCACTCCAATATGCCAATGGGGTTCAAAAACCAAAATCGCTTTTCGTTTTTGCGGAAGAAGCTCTTTCTGCACTTTTAGGATGGCTTCTTCCAGTATTTGTTCTTCGATTTGTTGGCGTTCGCGGTTGGCAGCATCCAGAGCTTGAGCAAGTTTTTGTGCTTCATCCCTGTCTTGACACACCAACAAATCGAAACCCAATTTTGCGGATTCTAAACGCCCCACCGCATTCAGTCTGGGTCCCAAGCGGTAGCCCACGTGGACGGGGCTCACCTTGCCTTTTACCTGAGACACTTCTTTGAGGGCGACAATGCCGGGCTCCTCGCTTCGGCTCAGCACTTCAAGTCCTGCCTTCACCAAAATTCTATTCTGTCCTGTCAGAGGGACCACATCGGCAATGGTTCCCAGCGCGACCAAGGCCAGAAATTTTTTAAGATTCGGTTCGGTTCTGAATGCAAAAAAAGATTTTTTTCTCAGATGGGCCCGCAGCGCTATTGCCAACTGAAAAGCCACACCCACGCCCGACAGCTCTTTGTAAGGATACTGGCAATCGCTTTGCTTGGGATTCAGCACCGCCATGGCCATGGGGATTTGCGGGGGAACCTGATGATGATCGATGATGATGAGTTTTAATCCCAGCTCCTGAGCCCTTTTGGCCTCTTCTACCGAGCTGATGCCGTTGTCGACGGTGATCACCAGATCTGTTTTTTGATCTCTCAAATTTTCAAGGGCCTTAAAATTGAGGCCATAACCTTCTTGCACCCGGTGGGGAATATAAACATCTACGTTTGCTCCTAAATCTTTGAGTAAAAGATAGAGCAAAGTGGCGCCGGTGGTTCCATCCACATCGTAATCGCCATAAACCGTTATTTTTAATTTCTGCTCCAGGGCATCTTCGATGTGCTGCACGGCCTTGGCCATGTCTTTCATCAAAAAAGGATCCGCGAGTTTTGAGAGTTCTGGATTCAAATAATTCTGGATGTCTTCTGCCGTAGACAAGCCGCGATTGAGCAGAATCTGAATGAGTAAAGGAGAAAGCTTTAAATCCAAAGAAAGTTGTTGGATGAGTTTTGGATCTTGTGGAGTAAAGATCCAACGTTTTCGTGGATTCACGCACTCATCCCAAAACGGTGTCCATGCTTCTTTAGGAAAATATAAATGGGTGAGGCAATAAAGATGGAGGAATAAGTCCCGGTGACGACGCCGATGATCATCGCAAAAGCGAAATCTTTAATATCTCCGCTACCCATGATGAAAAGGACCAGCACCACGAAGAACATGGTCAGCGAAGTCACAATGGTACGAGAAAGGGTTTCGTTGATGCTTTGATTCACCAGGTCTTCGATGGGAAGAGATTTAAACTTTTTGGCATTTTCTCGAACACGGTCATAGACGATGATGGTGTCGTTGACCGAATAACCGAGGATGGTCAGAAATGCTGCAAGCACAGTGAGGTTGATCTCTCTGCCTGTAATGGCAAAGCCGCCCAAAACGATCAGCAGGTCATGCAGCAAGGCCACAATGGCTCCGGGAGAAAAATAAAAATCGAAACGGAACCCGATATAAATCAAGATCAAAATCCAGGCGACGATTACCGACACCTGTCCTTTTTTAAAGATCTCGGATCCTGCCTTGGCTCCGACGGCTTCTTCTTTAATCAAGGTAACCGTTTCCAACTGGAATTCCTTTTTCAACACCTCTGTCACTTTGGTGGAAAAAGTATCGATATTTTCTTTGGGGGTTTGCAGTTCAAAGGCGTATAAATTTTCACTCGGCTGACCCACCTGCTGCACCAATATTTTTTCGCCCGTGCCTTTTGTTAAGGCCTCCTGAATTTTGCCCGATTCAATACTTTGACTTAATTTGTATTGAAGTTTGATACCCCCTTTGAAATCGATACCTAAATTAAAGCCATGATAAACCATCAACAAGAGAGAACCCATGGTCAGAATTAAGGATAAGATCAAAAGAAAAGACTGGTTTTGAATAAAGGGAATTTCTTTTTCGACGATTTTCATAAGAAAAAATTTCCATACTGGCATCCCCTCTCCCCTTGGGGGAGAGGGTTAGGGTGAGGGGTTGGATTCCATTTACATCCACTGTCACCCTCTCCCTGACCCTCCCCCCTCAAGGGGGAGTGGACTGGGATTTATATGCTCAAAGTCTCAGGATTCTTTTTTTGAATCCAATATTCATAAATAAGATGCGTCACCCAATAAGCAGTGAGTAAAGTCGTCACCACTCCAATCATCAGGGTCACCGCAAAGCCACGAATAGGGCCGGTTCCGAACTGATAGAGTACAATTCCTGATAGAAAGGTGGTCAGATGGGTATCGATGACGGCGGTTAAGGCATTCGAAAAACCTGCATTCACGGCTATTTTAATAGGTTTGCCCGATTTGATTTCCTCTCGAATACGTTCAAAAATAATAATGTTCGCATCCAGGGCCATCGCCATCGTAAGGGCAATTCCTGCAATACCAGGCAGAGTAAGCGTGGCCTGGAACATGGCGAGCACTCCCATAATGAGCAGGACGTTCACTCCCAGCACGACATCGGCAATGAGTCCGGAGGCCTTATAATAGAGGATCATAAAGGCGACGACCACCAAAGCCGCAATGAGCGCAGCCCTTAAACCTTCGTGAATCGCGTTTTTACCCAAACTCGGTCCGATAATCGTTTTGGTGATTTCTTTGAGCGAGGCCGGAAGGGCGCCTTCTCTTAAAACCAGCGAAAGGTTTTCGGCCTCCTGCAATTGGGTATTATAATCGCCAGCCCCCAGGGTAATTTGTGCTTCTCCATTGGGAATAGCTACCTTGATGAAGGGAGCGGACATGACATTCCCATCGAGGATAATCGCCAAAAAACCTTTCTGGGCATTGGCTGCAGTGAGTTCCCCAAACAGTTTTGCACCGATGGGATTAAAAGACAGCGAGACATAAGGCCCTTCGTTTCCCACACTGACTTGTGCTCCGCGTAGCATGTCTCCTGTCACCTCGGCTTTTCGTTTCAAGACATACGGGGTTCCAGCAACCACCTTCTTTTTGATGGGATCGGTTTGAAGTTCAAAGGCAATCTCGGAATCGGAGGAAATTTTTCCTTTGAGGGCCTCATTAATCTGGTTAACACTTTCAGCGCTAAAACCTTCAGGAATTTTTTTCTCTACCCTTGCCTTGGCAATCAGATCTTGTATTTCATTGTTTGCGCGTGGATGTTGAGGGGAAGTCATTTTGGAATCATCCACCAGTTTAAATTCAAGTTTACCCGATTGTTTGACAATACTAATGGCTCGAGCGGGATCGCTCACCCCCGGCAATTCTACGGCAATGCGATTGGTCCCCAGCTTTCGGATAGAAGGCTCTGCAACTCCATAACGATCGATACGGTTTCGAATGGTTTCCACGGCCTGCTTCACGGAATCTTGGTGCAGCGTATTCAAATAGGCGTCACTGGGTTTATAAACCACTTTGCCAGGCTCATTCTTTTCTTTCAGATCTTTAAAATCGCTGGCAATTTTTTGTTTTATTTCTTCTCGTTTGGCCTCATTGGGTAAGACCACCCGAAAAGTATCGGAACCTGTGCTTCTTTCAATCTCGAGCGCTCCCAGGGGGGCTAATTTTTCATTTAAGCTGCCCACTAGAGCCTGCAGACTGGCTTCGTCTTTTTGTTCGCTTTGATAAGTAAGTTCGTTACTTTCCTTTTGTAGAACTAAAGAGTTCGAATAATTTTTAGAAAGGTATTCGGATAATTTTTTAAGCGCCACTTCGTTCGGAAGCAGGGCACGAATACGATCGGTCTTGGGAACGCGCTCTATAATGACATTGGGGATTTTTTCGGAGCTCAGGTAACGCTGAGTCTGACTGGCTATCAGGTCCAGTCGATTAGAAACGGCCTCTTGAACCGAGACCTCGAGTTCCAGATAGATTCCTCCCCGAAGATCCAGACCCAGGTTGAGTTCTTTTTGAGGTAAGATCCAGGCCAAGGTTTTTTCCCAGGTTTTAAGGACACGACCTTTGGCCTCTGCCTCTTCAAGGCGGGATTGCAGGCCTAAAATACTGGGCATGAGGGCATAGAGAGAAAGAAGGATAAGGGCTAAAACCAGATAAATTTTATTACGCCAGGAAGAAGTCATAATTGAACTCGAAATTATTTTTACTCAGTTTTTTTAGATACCGCGTCACGATCACATTTAATTTTCACATTGGGGGCAATTTCCAAAGTGATTATTTTGTCGCTGGTCTCCACAATTTTTGCGTAAATTCCGGAGGTGGTCACCACAGAATCCCCTTTTTGTAAGGCAGTAATCATTGCCTGCCTGTCTTTCTGCTGTTTTTGCTGGGGACGAATCACCAGAAAATAAAAAATCAAAAACACTATGCCTAGCGGGGCAAAAAAACTAAGGCTGGCGGTGGGTGATGCGCCTGCACCTTGGGCCCAGGCGGTAGAAATAAATGGATTCATAAGTCACTCTTGTATCATGTCTAGCCCTCTCTCCCTTGAGGGGAGAGAGTCAGAGAGAGGGTGATCATAAATTGGATTTATGATTGGACCCCCCTCCCTAACCCTCTCCCTCAAGGGGAGAGGGGATCATTTTTCTAAAAAAATCTTTCTTAAATTCTGGAAATCTCTCCTCGGCTATCGCGAGGCGGATTTCGACTAACAGATTGAGATAGTAATGTAAATTGTGAATTGAATTTAGTATGGAGGAGAGAATTTCCTTCCCCATCATTAAATGTCTCAAGTAAGCCCGACTGAAATTCTGGCAGGTATAGCACTTGCAATTTTCGTCGATGGGACGAGGATCTTCCTTATGCTCGGCATTGCTGATATAGAGTGATCCTTCGGGCGTAAACAACATCCCATTTCGAGCATTGCGCGTGGGGATGATGCAGTCAAACATGTCGATGCCACGGTCGATGCATTCCACGATATCTTCGGGCATCCCTACTCCCATCAGGTAACGAGGTTTATCGGGAGGAAGATATTCAGTGCAGCTCTCTGCAATTTTGTAAGCAAGTTCCATGGGTTCGCCCACCGAAACGCCGCCAATGGCGTAGCCGTCGAAAGGGCGTGAGGTGTGAGGTGTGAGGTGTGAGGCGTTTTCTGACAGCTCCTGCAGCCGATCAAAACATTGTCTTCTGAGATGCGGATACATCCCTCCTTGAAGGATTGCGAACAACGCAGAATCCGATTTTCTCGCCATCAAGCAACGCGCAGCCCAATCCACCGTAAGATCCAAAGATTTCTGGGCCTGTTCCTCGGTGACCGGAAAGCCCAGGCATTCATCCAATACCATCATGATGTTGGAGCCCAAGGATTCTTGAATTTCGATGGCTAACTCCGGACTTAAGAGATGCGTCGATCCATCCAGATGCGACTGAAACTCCACCCCCTCTTTTTTGAGTTTCCGGAACTTTGCTAAAGAAAACACCTGAAAGCCCCCGCTGTCCGTCAAAATAGGCCCCGGCCATTGCATGAAATGATGAAGACCACCCAGTTTTTGAACAAGCTTATGCCCGGGCCGGAGATAGAGGTGATAGGTATTTCCCAAAATGATAGGAGGTTTCAGTTCGTTCGCCAATTGATCCGGACGAATCGCCTTCACCGTCGCGTAAGTACCGACGGGCATAAATACGGGTGTAGGGATGAGTCCCCGAGGCGTCTGAATTTCACCCAAACGGGCTTTAGTGTTTGCGGAACTTTTGAGAAGTTTGAAAGAAAAGGACATAAGTAAACCAAAAAAAAATTGGCCCACTTAAGACTACAAGTCCGAGGAGGGGTCAAGGTATGTTTCCTCGAAAATTAGCCAATCCACATGCAATCCCCATAACTAAAAAGACGGTATTTTTGGGCTATCGCTTCGGCATAGGCCTTTTTCAAAAACTCAGCTCCCGCAAAAGCAGAGGTGAGTAGTAAGGGAGTGGATTCGGGTTGATGAAAGTTTGTCAGGAAACGATCGATGACTTGGAATTTGTAGCCGGGGGTGATGTAGAGAGAGGTAGCTTGCATTGACCCCTCTCCCTCAAGGGGCGAGGGATTTCTATAATAGGATTCCAGACTCCTCACCACCGTCGTGCCCACCGCCGTGATGGGCCGACCTTCCTGTTTAGCGTTCTGGATGGCTGCAGCAACCGAATCTGGTACTTCGTAATATTCCGTCTGCATTTGATGCTCTTCAATCTTTTCTACCCGAACCGGCTCAAAGGTTCCCATCCCCACATGCAGGGTAATGAAATGGATTTCTACTCCTTTTTCTCTTAACTCCTTCAATACCGCTTCTGTAAAATGCAGACTGGCAGTGGGTGCGGCGATGGCGCCTTCTTTTTGGGCAAAGATCGTTTGATAGCGATGCAGATCTTCGGCTTTCGGATGCGCGCGCTTGATGTAAGGGGGCAAAGGTGCGGCCCCTTGTTCGAGCATTAACTCACGCACCGAAACGGAAGAAGAAAAAAGAAGCTGTTTTACTTTTCCTTCGGGTTGGATAATTTCGGCTTCGATCTTTCCCAATTTCGATTCAAAAAAAATCTTCTGCCCGGCTTTTATATTTTTGGAAGGGAAGATCATCGCCGAGCAAAGGCCCCTTTGATTTTCAGCCACGATCAAGACCTCTAATTTTCCGCCTGTCTCTTTTTGGGCCCAAAGTCGAGCGGGCAAGACCTTGGTGTTGTTCAGAATGAGCAGATCTCCTTTTTTGAAAAACGAGGGAAGATCTCGAAATAGAGAGTGCGAAATACCTTGTGTGCTTCTATCCAAAACCAAAAGACGCGAACTATCGCGAGGGTTCGCAGGTTCTTGAGCTACCAGCTCAGGAGGATAGGAGAAGGAAAAAT contains these protein-coding regions:
- a CDS encoding YtxH domain-containing protein; amino-acid sequence: MASKKQKKNQSKSKDFLNFRIKEINSIMSRLEQEVEDIFKKLVQKGEKSSKGLRKNFDDILGKVKKLGIYTKAQEKTEDFEKEIRRLADDIVEKVKGLEIKPGNFNAKRIIKDARKGIEGFVQVVEKSDLVSVARHKAQDTKNGILSVLKIPSQKEVEKLEGRIKNLERRIQNLSQKAA
- the recJ gene encoding single-stranded-DNA-specific exonuclease RecJ is translated as MNPRKRWIFTPQDPKLIQQLSLDLKLSPLLIQILLNRGLSTAEDIQNYLNPELSKLADPFLMKDMAKAVQHIEDALEQKLKITVYGDYDVDGTTGATLLYLLLKDLGANVDVYIPHRVQEGYGLNFKALENLRDQKTDLVITVDNGISSVEEAKRAQELGLKLIIIDHHQVPPQIPMAMAVLNPKQSDCQYPYKELSGVGVAFQLAIALRAHLRKKSFFAFRTEPNLKKFLALVALGTIADVVPLTGQNRILVKAGLEVLSRSEEPGIVALKEVSQVKGKVSPVHVGYRLGPRLNAVGRLESAKLGFDLLVCQDRDEAQKLAQALDAANRERQQIEEQILEEAILKVQKELLPQKRKAILVFEPHWHIGVVGIVASRLAEKFCLPALVGCIEGDTVRCSARSIASLNLFEALGACKDQLLKFGGHHHAAGLTFKVQQATALQDNLDLFINEKLGEEDFIPRLKMDAKLQLSDIDEALMEQLSLLEPFGAGNPEPLFQLDEACVSSAQILQEKHLKILLKDGLRLVESIGFGMFQAYADLPQKISLAFQAQWNEWNGSRRIQLKLGDFPR
- the secF gene encoding protein translocase subunit SecF, whose translation is MKIVEKEIPFIQNQSFLLILSLILTMGSLLLMVYHGFNLGIDFKGGIKLQYKLSQSIESGKIQEALTKGTGEKILVQQVGQPSENLYAFELQTPKENIDTFSTKVTEVLKKEFQLETVTLIKEEAVGAKAGSEIFKKGQVSVIVAWILILIYIGFRFDFYFSPGAIVALLHDLLIVLGGFAITGREINLTVLAAFLTILGYSVNDTIIVYDRVRENAKKFKSLPIEDLVNQSINETLSRTIVTSLTMFFVVLVLFIMGSGDIKDFAFAMIIGVVTGTYSSIFIASPIYIFLKKHGHRFGMSA
- the secD gene encoding protein translocase subunit SecD — protein: MTSSWRNKIYLVLALILLSLYALMPSILGLQSRLEEAEAKGRVLKTWEKTLAWILPQKELNLGLDLRGGIYLELEVSVQEAVSNRLDLIASQTQRYLSSEKIPNVIIERVPKTDRIRALLPNEVALKKLSEYLSKNYSNSLVLQKESNELTYQSEQKDEASLQALVGSLNEKLAPLGALEIERSTGSDTFRVVLPNEAKREEIKQKIASDFKDLKEKNEPGKVVYKPSDAYLNTLHQDSVKQAVETIRNRIDRYGVAEPSIRKLGTNRIAVELPGVSDPARAISIVKQSGKLEFKLVDDSKMTSPQHPRANNEIQDLIAKARVEKKIPEGFSAESVNQINEALKGKISSDSEIAFELQTDPIKKKVVAGTPYVLKRKAEVTGDMLRGAQVSVGNEGPYVSLSFNPIGAKLFGELTAANAQKGFLAIILDGNVMSAPFIKVAIPNGEAQITLGAGDYNTQLQEAENLSLVLREGALPASLKEITKTIIGPSLGKNAIHEGLRAALIAALVVVAFMILYYKASGLIADVVLGVNVLLIMGVLAMFQATLTLPGIAGIALTMAMALDANIIIFERIREEIKSGKPIKIAVNAGFSNALTAVIDTHLTTFLSGIVLYQFGTGPIRGFAVTLMIGVVTTLLTAYWVTHLIYEYWIQKKNPETLSI
- the yajC gene encoding preprotein translocase subunit YajC, yielding MNPFISTAWAQGAGASPTASLSFFAPLGIVFLIFYFLVIRPQQKQQKDRQAMITALQKGDSVVTTSGIYAKIVETSDKIITLEIAPNVKIKCDRDAVSKKTE
- the tgt gene encoding tRNA guanosine(34) transglycosylase Tgt → MSFSFKLLKSSANTKARLGEIQTPRGLIPTPVFMPVGTYATVKAIRPDQLANELKPPIILGNTYHLYLRPGHKLVQKLGGLHHFMQWPGPILTDSGGFQVFSLAKFRKLKKEGVEFQSHLDGSTHLLSPELAIEIQESLGSNIMMVLDECLGFPVTEEQAQKSLDLTVDWAARCLMARKSDSALFAILQGGMYPHLRRQCFDRLQELSENASHLTPHTSRPFDGYAIGGVSVGEPMELAYKIAESCTEYLPPDKPRYLMGVGMPEDIVECIDRGIDMFDCIIPTRNARNGMLFTPEGSLYISNAEHKEDPRPIDENCKCYTCQNFSRAYLRHLMMGKEILSSILNSIHNLHYYLNLLVEIRLAIAEERFPEFKKDFFRKMIPSPLEGEG
- the queA gene encoding tRNA preQ1(34) S-adenosylmethionine ribosyltransferase-isomerase QueA, which gives rise to MLLKDFSFSYPPELVAQEPANPRDSSRLLVLDRSTQGISHSLFRDLPSFFKKGDLLILNNTKVLPARLWAQKETGGKLEVLIVAENQRGLCSAMIFPSKNIKAGQKIFFESKLGKIEAEIIQPEGKVKQLLFSSSVSVRELMLEQGAAPLPPYIKRAHPKAEDLHRYQTIFAQKEGAIAAPTASLHFTEAVLKELREKGVEIHFITLHVGMGTFEPVRVEKIEEHQMQTEYYEVPDSVAAAIQNAKQEGRPITAVGTTVVRSLESYYRNPSPLEGEGSMQATSLYITPGYKFQVIDRFLTNFHQPESTPLLLTSAFAGAEFLKKAYAEAIAQKYRLFSYGDCMWIG